From the Hordeum vulgare subsp. vulgare chromosome 1H, MorexV3_pseudomolecules_assembly, whole genome shotgun sequence genome, the window AAAAAACTTGAAACATTTTTGTGTTCTCTATACCATGGATTTTTTTCTCATTTCTTTATATTATCATGGCAAATTTACTTTATAGCCCTCACAATTTTTTATTACCATGAGAAATTAACTTTACTACCATGACATATTTAATTTACATCCACGGTAAATTTAATTCACATTCATGTCAAATTTAATTTTATTGCTCATGGTAATTTTACTTTTAAGGACCGTCGTAATTTTACTTGATGGACCATGATAATTTCTGTTAAACAATAAATGGTACTTTTTTGTGTTCTATATGATGGCAAATTTACCTTTTTCTTCTTCAATGTATATAGGAAAAATACCATACAAAAACTAATTCACATTTTGCCACCATGTACAAATGCAAATTTCCATGCATTTTTCTTTTTTGGGATACTACAGGAAAATCAAAATATTGACCATGGGATTTTTTAATGGATAAAAGTAAATGTATTTTACCATGAATTTACTTTATATCCCATGGAAAATGTATTTTTGTTGTGATGGCAAAATTACTTTAATTGCTCATGTCGAATTTACTTTTTATGGACCATGTGTACGTTTACATTTGTGGACTATATAGCAATTTATACTAAACAATACAAGGTGCATTATTTTGTGTTCCATATGATGgttattttttactttttttgtttGTTCTTCACGCATATAGTAATAAACACCTTTACAAAATCAATGCACATTTTTTTCCACCATGTACATCTGCAATTTTCCACGTATTTTTCTTCTTTGGCCATTGCAATAAAAAGAAATCTTGATTTGAGGGGCCCTGTTGGGTCATCCTACCTATACGGCTGGTTTGAGGAGTCCTGCTGGGTTATgatttttttcgaaaaggaggcttagctccggcctctgcatcgagtgatgctggGTCATGATTTTGTTTCCGGTAACCGACCAAACCGGACAATGAGTGTCACCAACTTGATGTTGTCGTACAAATCCTTCAGTATTATTGTTAGAGTGCAAGATAATCATGTTATTTTAGTTATATACCATGAAAACTATAAAACTTAGTGATACGATTTTTAGTTTCTCATATACAATTTCTATACACCAAAAATAATTATATACAACGTAACCTAACTAAAAGCACGTCAAGTATTTCTGAACGGAAGGAGTTAGTAGTTATCTAAAAGAAGACCGTGCCAGAAAAGCTTGTTGTTGCGAAGTATTAGTCTCTTGAGTGTGGCGCAACCAGCGAGGCTTGCCGGGATGGAGCCGCTCAAAACATTTTGTCCGACATTGAGATACTCCAACTTGCCATTCTCGCACAAATCCTCAGGTATCTCACCAGAGAAGTTGTTGTAGAACAAGTTCAACGTTTGGAGCTTGGGCAAGTGAGCAAAGGCTTCCGGAATCGGCCCACTTAGCCTGTGATTTGCAGACAGGTCGATCGTCACCAAGTTCACCGCGCCGAAAGCACCATCGCCGATGACGACCTCGCCGGTGAGGTTGTTTTCGTATATAGTCAGAAGTCGCAACCTGGTGAGGTTCCACAGGCCCTGAGGTATGCTTCCGGTCAAGGCGTTGAATGAGAGGTCGAGCACCAGCAACTCCGGCATTTCGGTCACATAGCTCGGGAAGTCGCCGGTGAGGTTGCAACTCCTCGCCCGTAAGATTTTCAGCTTGGTCAGGTTCCTGAACGACGCCGGTAGCTCGCCCACGTCGAACTCGTTGTACCCGAGCGTCAGCGTCTGGAGGCCCGTCAGGTCGCCGAGCTCTGGCGGGATGGTGCCGGCGAGGTAGTTGTTGTCCAGCTCGAGCGTCTGCAGGTTCCGTAGCTGGGACAAGGAGGTGGGGATTGCACCGGTGAAGCAGTCGCCGTTCAGCATTAGGGAGGTGAGGTTCTGTCCCAGGGCGCGGCCAATGCTGGCGGGGAGCTCGCCGTGGAAGTAGTTGTAGGACAGGTCGAGGTGCCGCAGCGAAGCGCAGCGGTACACGCTGGTCGGGAAGGCGCCGGTGAGGCTGTTGTTGAAGAGGTTGAGGCTGGTGAGGCCGGAGAGGCCGCCGATGGCGGCAGGGAACGGGCCGGCGACCTTGGTGTTGGCGAGGGAGAGGCCCGTGACGCGCCCGGACGGCGCGTCGCAGGTCACGTAGGGCCAGGAGCAGTGGTCGCCTGATTCCGAGCCGTTGCTCCACGCTGCGAGCACCGGCGGGTCGCCCCACGTGTGCTTGATCTGCATGAGAAGCTGGCGCTCGTCGGCGGCTGTCCGGTGCacgagcagcaacagcagcagcagcacgaggAGGAGGGGCGCCATTTTTGGGTTTGTCGAGCTTCCGTGCGTTTTGCTTGTGCGACCCCGGTGGACGCGGCCGGGCAGAGGGCCATTTGTGCTGTGCCTCTGCGCCGTGTTTGCTTGTGAGCTTTGACATGAGGTGTCGGCGTCAAACCGTGTGTATGTACTGTGTAGTACACGAGGAGGTCCGGTGAAAAatgagtaattgtttcacacgaaTCGCTTGGCGGCACTGATTGTAGAACGTGGACCCAACGCAAACGCGTTCAAATACCGGTAAAGCCTTCTTCCCAACGATTTTTAGGCCGAAGCCACGACTTTTAGTCAGAACCAATAGCCGGACCCGCCCCATCCGCTCGCACCACCATCGTGTTGCGCAGGTTTGCCGCCTTTAGGGTTTTTGTCCTTTCCCGGCGACTTGCTCTTGCTAGCGCTTCCACTGGAAGAAAACCCACCACCGAGAGACAAGTTGCCACCACCGAGTTGTTGATCTCGTGTGGCCTATTCCTCGGCGATGAGGAGAAGCTGACCACCTGACTGAGGAGCATCGTCGAGGTCATAGTGATCCTCACACACCGAGAACCAGCCAGCCAG encodes:
- the LOC123403016 gene encoding LRR receptor-like serine/threonine-protein kinase FLS2 — translated: MAPLLLVLLLLLLLVHRTAADERQLLMQIKHTWGDPPVLAAWSNGSESGDHCSWPYVTCDAPSGRVTGLSLANTKVAGPFPAAIGGLSGLTSLNLFNNSLTGAFPTSVYRCASLRHLDLSYNYFHGELPASIGRALGQNLTSLMLNGDCFTGAIPTSLSQLRNLQTLELDNNYLAGTIPPELGDLTGLQTLTLGYNEFDVGELPASFRNLTKLKILRARSCNLTGDFPSYVTEMPELLVLDLSFNALTGSIPQGLWNLTRLRLLTIYENNLTGEVVIGDGAFGAVNLVTIDLSANHRLSGPIPEAFAHLPKLQTLNLFYNNFSGEIPEDLCENGKLEYLNVGQNVLSGSIPASLAGCATLKRLILRNNKLFWHGLLLDNY